ACCGGTGACCTGGTTTCCCGGTGGACATGTTAGCTACTTCTGGTCCAAACCAGCGCTTCAAACTGTTCATCAAGCCCTCAGGGCATTCGCAAATTTGGAAGAGGCACCCCTATGAAAAGACTCAGCGGAATGGATGCAGCGTTTCTTTATGGAGAAACCCCAGCTGTGCATATGCACACGCTTAAGGTGGCCATTGTTGATGCCCCACAGGGCGACAGCAACTTTTTGTTTTCTCGGCTTAAGCATGAGCTGACCAAGCGTCTTCACCTCATGCCCCTTTTTAAATGTAAGGCCGTAAATGTACCGCTTGGTCTTCATCACCCGATCTGGGCCGATGATCCAGAATTCAATATCAGTCGTCATGTGCGCAGACTTGCAGTGGTTGCTCCAGGAGGACAACGAGAACTAGACGATACCATCGCGCAAATCGCAGGGCGCCCACTACGGCGCGACCGGCCCCTCTGGGAAGTATGGATGCTTGAAGGATTGCCCGGCAACGAAATCGCTTATGTGGCTAAAATTCATCATGCGATTGCTGATGGTCTCGCGTCTTCAACACTTTTGAATCAGGTTATGGATCCAGCGGACGGCTCATCTCGTGTGACTCCGTTTCCCGCCACCCCAAAAGAGCCGAGTTCAACGCCATCTCCCACGAAACTGGCCTGGAATGCGCTTAAGCAAACCCCTGCCAGGGCAGCTGGACTTCCGAGTCTCATGTCGCGAACACTGCAAGGCACTCGCAGACTCATTCGCCACCACCGCCAGGATGGTGACCGTTTACCGGGACCTTTTGCTACAGAGAAGACAGTGCTCAATACATCAATCGGACCGCGGCGCTCATTTGCCACCACCAGTATTGAGTTTGAACGCTTACGGGTTATCAAAAGCTTTCTCAACGTGACCATCAATGATGTAGTCTTGGCATTGGTATCCGGCGCGCTAAGAGACTTTCTAAATACTTACGATATGTGTCCGGAGAAGCCCTTAATCGCTACAGTCCCGGTTTCTATCGCTCTCAACCACGGCGACATGCACACACAGGGCAACAAGCTGAGTAATCTCTTTACGTCGTTGTGTACCAACATCGAGTGCCCGCTCGAGCGTATTCGAGCGATTCATCTTGCCAGCGTAAGCGCGAAACAGGCAAGCGATTGCATGGGAACGGAGATTCTACACGAGTGGGCAGAGTACATTCCACCGCTTCCATATAAGGCTGGTCTTCGGCTTTACTCAGACCTAAAGCTTGCCAATCGGCACCGTCCGCCCGCGAACGTTATCGTGTCCAATGTAAGAGGGCCTGACCGCATGTTGACCGTAGGCGGTAGAAAGCTCAAACGCTTCTATTCTGTAGGTCCCATCTTAGGCGGCATGGGTCTGAACCTCACTGCTTGGAGCTACGCCGGGCAATTGAATGTAACTGCCTTGGGCAACCACCAGACGTTGCCTCATATTCATGAGATTACAAATCGATTGGAATATGCTCTACAAGATTTAGAGCAAGCCATTGCGAAAGCAAAAGCGGCTTAGGAAATTTTTACTCGGACCGGTTCACGCTCTTTGCGGCGTAGAAAAAATACACCGGCCAACATCCACATCCACAGAGTGGGTCCTGTTTGTCGGCAGCTAGCCTCAACCCCATCGTCCGAATCGATGCCTGAACCTTCGTCCGTAACACCATCACCTGTTTCAGTGTTGTTTTCTTCACCGCCGGAGTCTGGGGTTTCGCCCTCAGAGCCACCCTCTCCAGAACAGTCACCGGTACCATCTACCCAATTCGAGAAATTGTTGGTCCAGTACCAACCGAAATATGAGTTTTCAATATAGACTCGGCCAATTCCAATGGAAGTAAAGCTTCGGTCCAGCATATTTTCATTGTGACCGGGACTTGTTCGCCACTGCTCAAAGGTAGCTTCCGCAGAAGCGTTGCCTGCGGCGATATTCTCAGCGGCGCTTGTCCATTGGTCATGACCAAATGCAGTGATTCGATCAAAGGGATCTCGACCCGTACAGATATCACCGGCATCATCACAAGGCGGTTCGTTGTGGTCGAAAAAACCTTGCTCACCCATCGCGCCACTCATGTAAGTGGCCGCATCGTTCATCGTAGGCGATGGCGTTAGGCATGGTGCTCCATTGGCTTCACGGTACTCGTTGATGATTCGAAGAAACTCAACCTCTTGTTCATCGAGTGCAGAATCTCCAGCCGCCAAAATGCCTTGAGGAATCAGCATTGCGAAAGCCAAAAACAGATAGAACAACTTTATTTTCATTACTTTCCTCAAAAGGGAGTCCGGGGGTTGGCTAACTATAGGCACCCTCAAGCTCATACGCCAAGCCTCAACCGTAAAGTTCCTGGACGCAGTGCGTCCAAAAATAGCGTTTGATCACAGCTCTAAACATCCAATTAGATTGAGCTTTAATATAAATGCCTCGACCCACACTGAAGAGTTGACGGTCTACCCTAAAGGTTCTATGCGGGCAGCCTCGAAGGGTATGATTACCTTGAGGATAATGGAGTAGAGCATGCAAGATGTAGATTCGACACCCATGGTTCAGTTAACACCAGGCAAGCGGGTGCTCTTTCTCACCAAAGATCTCGACCTTATAAAAAAGCAGCTCTATGAAGGCCTCGACTTAAAGATGGCCGACCTCAAACCTGAGGATTTACTCGACGATATCAATACCGACGTCATGACTCCTGCCTGGGTCTGCTTTGATCACCGCCCAGAAGACATTGCC
Above is a window of Deltaproteobacteria bacterium DNA encoding:
- a CDS encoding wax ester/triacylglycerol synthase family O-acyltransferase; protein product: MKRLSGMDAAFLYGETPAVHMHTLKVAIVDAPQGDSNFLFSRLKHELTKRLHLMPLFKCKAVNVPLGLHHPIWADDPEFNISRHVRRLAVVAPGGQRELDDTIAQIAGRPLRRDRPLWEVWMLEGLPGNEIAYVAKIHHAIADGLASSTLLNQVMDPADGSSRVTPFPATPKEPSSTPSPTKLAWNALKQTPARAAGLPSLMSRTLQGTRRLIRHHRQDGDRLPGPFATEKTVLNTSIGPRRSFATTSIEFERLRVIKSFLNVTINDVVLALVSGALRDFLNTYDMCPEKPLIATVPVSIALNHGDMHTQGNKLSNLFTSLCTNIECPLERIRAIHLASVSAKQASDCMGTEILHEWAEYIPPLPYKAGLRLYSDLKLANRHRPPANVIVSNVRGPDRMLTVGGRKLKRFYSVGPILGGMGLNLTAWSYAGQLNVTALGNHQTLPHIHEITNRLEYALQDLEQAIAKAKAA
- a CDS encoding CAP domain-containing protein, which gives rise to MSLRVPIVSQPPDSLLRKVMKIKLFYLFLAFAMLIPQGILAAGDSALDEQEVEFLRIINEYREANGAPCLTPSPTMNDAATYMSGAMGEQGFFDHNEPPCDDAGDICTGRDPFDRITAFGHDQWTSAAENIAAGNASAEATFEQWRTSPGHNENMLDRSFTSIGIGRVYIENSYFGWYWTNNFSNWVDGTGDCSGEGGSEGETPDSGGEENNTETGDGVTDEGSGIDSDDGVEASCRQTGPTLWMWMLAGVFFLRRKEREPVRVKIS